A stretch of Vulpes vulpes isolate BD-2025 chromosome 4, VulVul3, whole genome shotgun sequence DNA encodes these proteins:
- the SPRY1 gene encoding protein sprouty homolog 1 isoform X1, with product MCPRAAGGPALRAPAPSALPGGMRSLCAEARAVLAAPDCGARPGRISDACQVSTDCQNSRSLHMDPQNQHGSGSSLVVIQQPTLDSHQRLDYEREIQPAAILSLDQIKAIRGSNEYTEGPSVVKRPAPRTAPRQEKHERTHEIIPINVNNNYEHRPTSHLGHAGLSSNARGPILSRSTSTGSAASSGSNSSASSEQGLLGRSPPTRPVPGNRSERAIRTQPKQLIVDDLKGSLKEDLTQHKFICEQCGKCKCGECTAPRTLPSCLACNRQCLCSAESMVEYGTCMCLVKGIFYHCSNDDEGDSYSDNPCSCSQSHCCSRYLCMGAMSLFLPCLLCYPPAKGCLKLCRGCYDWIHRPGCRCKNSNTVYCKLESCPSRGQGKPS from the exons ATGTGCCCGCGCGCCGCGGGAGGCCCTGCCCTGCGAGCCCCGGCTCCGAGCGCCTTGCCGGGAGGGATGAGGTCGCTGTGCGCGGAGGCTCGCGCTGTGCTCGCCGCCCCGGACTGCGGCGCTAGACCCGGCAG gATTTCAGATGCATGCCAGGTTTCTACTGATTGCCAGAATTCGAGATCACTACACATGGATCCCCAAAATCAACATGGCAGCGGCAGTTCATTAGTTGTGATCCAGCAGCCTACATTGGATAGCCATCAGAGGTTAGACTATGAGAGAGAAATTCAGCCTGCTGCTATTTTGTCTTTAGACCAGATCAAGGCCATCAGAGGCAGTAATGAGTACACGGAAGGGCCATCTGTGGTGAAAAGACCTGCTCCTCGAACAGCACCAAGACAAGAAAAGCATGAAAGGACTCATGAAATCATACCGATCAATGTGAATAACAACTATGAGCATAGACCTACAAGCCACCTGGGACACGCAGGACTCTCAAGTAATGCCAGAGGCCCCATTTTGAGCAGATCGACCAGCACTGGAAGTGCAGCCAGTTCTGGGAGCAACAGCAGTGCCTCTTCAGAACAGGGACTGTTAGGAAGGTCACCACCAACCAGACCAGTCCCTGGGAATAGATCCGAGAGGGCAATCCGGACCCAGCCCAAGCAGCTGATTGTGGATGACTTGAAGGGTTCCTTGAAAGAGGACCTGACACAGCACAAGTTTATTTGCGAACAGTGTGGGAAGTGCAAGTGTGGAGAATGCACagctcccaggaccctgccctCTTGTTTGGCCTGCAATCGTCAGTGCCTTTGCTCTGCTGAGAGCATGGTGGAATACGGAACCTGCATGTGCTTAGTCAAGGGCATCTTCTACCACTGCTCCAATGATGATGAAGGGGATTCTTACTCGGATAATCCTTGCTCCTGTTCACAGTCACACTGCTGCTCTAGGTACCTGTGTATGGGAGCCATGTCTCTATTTTTGCCTTGCTTACTCTGTTATCCTCCTGCTAAGGGATGCCTGAAACTGTGCAGGGGGTGTTACGACTGGATCCATCGCCCAGGCTGCAGATGTAAGAACTCCAACACTGTTTATTGTAAGCTGGAGAGCTGCCCCTCCAGGGGTCAGGGTAAACCATCATGA
- the SPRY1 gene encoding protein sprouty homolog 1 isoform X2, with the protein MDPQNQHGSGSSLVVIQQPTLDSHQRLDYEREIQPAAILSLDQIKAIRGSNEYTEGPSVVKRPAPRTAPRQEKHERTHEIIPINVNNNYEHRPTSHLGHAGLSSNARGPILSRSTSTGSAASSGSNSSASSEQGLLGRSPPTRPVPGNRSERAIRTQPKQLIVDDLKGSLKEDLTQHKFICEQCGKCKCGECTAPRTLPSCLACNRQCLCSAESMVEYGTCMCLVKGIFYHCSNDDEGDSYSDNPCSCSQSHCCSRYLCMGAMSLFLPCLLCYPPAKGCLKLCRGCYDWIHRPGCRCKNSNTVYCKLESCPSRGQGKPS; encoded by the coding sequence ATGGATCCCCAAAATCAACATGGCAGCGGCAGTTCATTAGTTGTGATCCAGCAGCCTACATTGGATAGCCATCAGAGGTTAGACTATGAGAGAGAAATTCAGCCTGCTGCTATTTTGTCTTTAGACCAGATCAAGGCCATCAGAGGCAGTAATGAGTACACGGAAGGGCCATCTGTGGTGAAAAGACCTGCTCCTCGAACAGCACCAAGACAAGAAAAGCATGAAAGGACTCATGAAATCATACCGATCAATGTGAATAACAACTATGAGCATAGACCTACAAGCCACCTGGGACACGCAGGACTCTCAAGTAATGCCAGAGGCCCCATTTTGAGCAGATCGACCAGCACTGGAAGTGCAGCCAGTTCTGGGAGCAACAGCAGTGCCTCTTCAGAACAGGGACTGTTAGGAAGGTCACCACCAACCAGACCAGTCCCTGGGAATAGATCCGAGAGGGCAATCCGGACCCAGCCCAAGCAGCTGATTGTGGATGACTTGAAGGGTTCCTTGAAAGAGGACCTGACACAGCACAAGTTTATTTGCGAACAGTGTGGGAAGTGCAAGTGTGGAGAATGCACagctcccaggaccctgccctCTTGTTTGGCCTGCAATCGTCAGTGCCTTTGCTCTGCTGAGAGCATGGTGGAATACGGAACCTGCATGTGCTTAGTCAAGGGCATCTTCTACCACTGCTCCAATGATGATGAAGGGGATTCTTACTCGGATAATCCTTGCTCCTGTTCACAGTCACACTGCTGCTCTAGGTACCTGTGTATGGGAGCCATGTCTCTATTTTTGCCTTGCTTACTCTGTTATCCTCCTGCTAAGGGATGCCTGAAACTGTGCAGGGGGTGTTACGACTGGATCCATCGCCCAGGCTGCAGATGTAAGAACTCCAACACTGTTTATTGTAAGCTGGAGAGCTGCCCCTCCAGGGGTCAGGGTAAACCATCATGA